The following are encoded together in the Flavobacterium haoranii genome:
- the rplC gene encoding 50S ribosomal protein L3, protein MSGLIGRKIGMTSIFDENGKNIPCTVIEAGPCVVTQVRTNEVDGYEALQLGFDDKTEKHTVKAEAGHFKKAGTDAKKKVVEFKYFEEKHNLGDVLTVDLFNEGEFVDVQGVSKGKGFQGVVKRHGFGGVGQATHGQHNRLRAPGSVGASSYPSRVFKGMRMAGRTGGENVTVQNLRVLKVVAEKNLLVVKGCVPGHKNSYVIIQK, encoded by the coding sequence ATGTCTGGGTTAATCGGAAGAAAAATCGGCATGACTAGTATCTTTGACGAAAACGGAAAAAACATTCCGTGTACAGTTATTGAAGCAGGTCCATGCGTTGTTACCCAAGTCAGAACCAACGAGGTTGACGGGTACGAAGCTCTTCAACTTGGTTTCGATGACAAGACTGAAAAGCATACAGTTAAAGCTGAAGCAGGTCACTTCAAAAAAGCTGGTACTGATGCTAAGAAGAAAGTCGTTGAATTCAAGTATTTTGAAGAAAAACACAATTTAGGAGATGTGTTAACTGTTGATTTATTCAACGAAGGAGAATTTGTAGATGTACAAGGTGTGTCTAAAGGTAAAGGTTTTCAAGGGGTTGTTAAACGTCACGGATTTGGTGGTGTTGGTCAAGCAACTCACGGTCAACATAACCGTTTAAGAGCGCCAGGTTCTGTAGGAGCATCTTCTTATCCATCAAGAGTATTCAAAGGAATGCGTATGGCGGGTAGAACAGGAGGAGAAAATGTAACAGTTCAAAACCTTAGAGTTTTAAAAGTAGTAGCTGAGAAAAACCTTTTAGTTGTTAAAGGTTGTGTTCCTGGTCACAAAAACTCTTACGTAATCATTCAGAAGTAA
- the rplW gene encoding 50S ribosomal protein L23 translates to MSIIIKPIITEKITKDGEVFNRFGFVVAKNANKIQIKNAVEAAYGVNVVAVNTMNYRADRSVKYTKSGLISGKTNAYKKAVVQVQEGETIDFYNNI, encoded by the coding sequence ATGAGTATCATTATTAAGCCAATTATTACTGAAAAAATTACCAAAGATGGTGAAGTTTTTAACCGTTTTGGTTTTGTAGTTGCAAAGAATGCTAACAAAATTCAAATCAAAAATGCAGTAGAAGCTGCTTATGGTGTGAATGTAGTTGCTGTAAACACTATGAACTATAGAGCTGATAGAAGTGTTAAATATACCAAAAGTGGTTTAATCAGTGGAAAAACAAATGCTTACAAAAAAGCAGTTGTTCAAGTTCAAGAGGGTGAAACAATAGATTTTTATAATAATATCTAA
- the rplD gene encoding 50S ribosomal protein L4 translates to MEVKVLDINGKDTGRKVQLSDSVFAIEPNNHALYLDVKQYLANQRQGTHKSKERAEVAGSTRKIKKQKGTGTARAGSVKSPVFVGGGRIFGPKPRNYSFKLNKNLKRLARKSALSLKAQESNLVVVEDFTFEAPSTKNFINVLKALGLESKKSLFVLGDTNKNVYLSSRNLQSTSVVTASELNTYAVMNAKSLVLTEGSVNGIESNLS, encoded by the coding sequence ATGGAAGTAAAAGTATTAGATATCAACGGAAAAGATACAGGTCGTAAAGTACAACTTTCTGACTCTGTTTTCGCAATTGAGCCTAATAACCATGCTCTTTATCTTGATGTTAAACAATATTTAGCAAATCAAAGACAAGGTACTCACAAGTCTAAAGAGAGAGCTGAGGTAGCTGGAAGTACTCGTAAAATTAAAAAACAAAAAGGTACAGGTACAGCGCGTGCAGGTAGTGTTAAATCTCCTGTATTTGTAGGTGGTGGTAGAATTTTTGGTCCAAAACCAAGAAACTATTCTTTCAAATTAAATAAAAACTTAAAAAGATTAGCTCGTAAATCTGCTTTATCATTAAAAGCTCAAGAGTCTAACTTAGTAGTTGTTGAGGATTTTACATTTGAAGCACCAAGCACTAAAAATTTCATTAATGTATTGAAAGCTTTAGGGTTAGAAAGTAAAAAGTCATTATTCGTATTGGGTGATACAAATAAAAATGTATATTTGTCGTCGCGCAATTTACAATCAACTTCTGTTGTAACCGCTTCAGAATTAAACACTTATGCAGTAATGAATGCAAAAAGTTTAGTTTTAACTGAAGGTTCAGTAAACGGAATTGAATCTAATTTAAGTTAA